TGGTCTAATGGTTAATGCAGTTTGCCTACTTGCAGGCAGTTCAGAATTTTAAGATCATTACCATTTGAATTTGCGCGATCGCAGTTGTCTCAGTTGCTCTCCTAATTCTTTTTGCTCTTCAGCAGCATTGAGTCGTTGCGCGATCGAAAATGCCTGTTGATAATAGGTTTCTGCTGTTGATAATTTGCCTGTTTGCCGCTGATGCTGCGCCATCATTTTCAGGGAAGCAAGCATTTGCCAAGTGTCGTTGCGCTCGGATGCCATTGCTAAACGTTGATTGAGCATTTCGACGAAGCGAGTTTCTTGTCCCATGCCGCGGTACGCCAGCATCAGTCCGTCGAAGGCTCGAAATTGAGACGGTAAATCGCCGGTTTCTCGCGCTAGGGTCATGGCTCGATCGTGAGCGCTGAATGCCGATCGCGCATCGCCGATCGCCAAATAAGCTTCACCTAAATGATTCAGCGTGTTCGCGGCTCCGATCGGATCTTTCGCCTGATCGCGGAATCCTCGTGCTTGCTCAAGCAAGGCGATCGCGCCGCGATAATTTCCTTGAGCGTAAGTTGCTAATCCCAGATTGCTCAGCGATAAGCCTTGTCCGGGTCGATGCTTAATGGTCTGCGCCAGTCTCAACCCTTCTGCAAACGATCGTGCCGCCTCGCGGGTTTGTCCGCGCCGCAGAATCACTTGCCCCACGTTGTTATAGCCGTGAATCTGACGAATGGTGTTGCCCTCGTCTCGTGCCGTTGCTAAGCTGCGCCGAAACGCATTCTCCGCTTCATCCAGCCGTCCTAAACTGATGTAGGTCATGCCTAGCAGATCGTAAACGCGCCCCTGCGACGGCACTTCACCCGCTTGGTGATAAAGCTCGATCGCTTGCCGCCAGTTGGAGATCGCCTGCTCTAGTGTTCCGGCTTGCTGCGCCTGAATACCGGACTGAACCAAGCGATCGGCGGTTTGCCGGACTGTGCCTTGAGTGCCAAACGCAGGATTCAGTTGGCGAGTCAAATCTGAGGCAAAACTGGGCGCGATGAACGCTCCGCTAATCAGCAAATTGAGCGCAAGTGAGCAAACGAGGTTGAGATTCAACATTAGAAAAATTCGAGTTCTTCTAGGCTTTGATCGAGCGAATCAGCCGCCGACTCGGAAACTGACTCTTGCTCTCTAGCATTCCCACCTAGATAAATCGTTCTAATATCGTCGGGTAAAAGTTTTTCTAACGCTTGGTAGCCTTCTTGCAATCGCGCTTTCACTTCTTCGGGGTTAACTTCTTCGCCTTCTGCTTGCAAATATGCCGCAATTCGGGTTTCGCTCCAGTGAAACGTTTGCGCCATGACGACCATTAATCGCAGTGCAGGCGACATCTGTTCTAGTGCCCGATCAAGATAACACCAAAACGGCGGAGAGCAAGCGCGAATGTCGTAATGGATTTCTTCGACTGCGGGTAGCTCTGCTTCATTAATGCCCGATGCAGTCACGGCTAAGAGCCAAGTTTGAAACGTTGCACCTTGACTAAAAGCGCGTAAATCGACTCCAGCCAGTTCATGAAAGACGTGCCGCCAGATGAGTGCCAGCAAGTATTCTGCTTGAACGGGCGATCGCGCCGATCGCGTAATCAGCGAATACACCAGCGGACTGTAGCGACAAAATAGCGCCGTAAAAAACTGCCCTGAATCCGGGTAGCGCTGAAACAGCGTCAGCAATTCTTGATCGCTGTGATGAAACAGCGCTTTAACGATCGAATGATCTGCCTCTGGAAAAGTTGGAATCGTGACGGCTTTCATAGATCCTGCCTGAGTCGAGTTAACTACTATATACAGGCAATGGCGAAAACGGCGCATTTTTTTTGGTCGTTTATCTGAAAAACGCTGTGTTTTTCTAAAGCTTACGGATGCCTCCGCTTTGGTATTGATAGAATGAATAGAACGTTTTCGGCAGCCCGTTGCTCTAGTCATTAATCTATGGATAGCTTGTTTTCTACTCAAGGCATCATGATCATGTTGCTCGGTGCATATGCCGTTGCAATGTGGCTTTTCCTGACGAGCGCACCCAAAGTTCACACGGTCATGGTTTCCGATCTTGAAAGTGCCCGCGATTTTTATGGCGGAATGTTGAAACTGGCGGTGGCTGAGGTTCCGTTGCACTATTACTACAACTACGAACAGTCGCTGGGAACGGCAGGGATTAATCCGATGTATTTATCGGGTTCGATGGGTAG
This Cyanobacteria bacterium FACHB-DQ100 DNA region includes the following protein-coding sequences:
- a CDS encoding tetratricopeptide repeat protein, which gives rise to MLNLNLVCSLALNLLISGAFIAPSFASDLTRQLNPAFGTQGTVRQTADRLVQSGIQAQQAGTLEQAISNWRQAIELYHQAGEVPSQGRVYDLLGMTYISLGRLDEAENAFRRSLATARDEGNTIRQIHGYNNVGQVILRRGQTREAARSFAEGLRLAQTIKHRPGQGLSLSNLGLATYAQGNYRGAIALLEQARGFRDQAKDPIGAANTLNHLGEAYLAIGDARSAFSAHDRAMTLARETGDLPSQFRAFDGLMLAYRGMGQETRFVEMLNQRLAMASERNDTWQMLASLKMMAQHQRQTGKLSTAETYYQQAFSIAQRLNAAEEQKELGEQLRQLRSRKFKW
- a CDS encoding sigma-70 family RNA polymerase sigma factor, with amino-acid sequence MKAVTIPTFPEADHSIVKALFHHSDQELLTLFQRYPDSGQFFTALFCRYSPLVYSLITRSARSPVQAEYLLALIWRHVFHELAGVDLRAFSQGATFQTWLLAVTASGINEAELPAVEEIHYDIRACSPPFWCYLDRALEQMSPALRLMVVMAQTFHWSETRIAAYLQAEGEEVNPEEVKARLQEGYQALEKLLPDDIRTIYLGGNAREQESVSESAADSLDQSLEELEFF